A stretch of DNA from Saccharomycodes ludwigii strain NBRC 1722 chromosome I, whole genome shotgun sequence:
ctttttgatatatttaataaaaaaaaaaattttttttttttgaacatAAAAAGTATAACACAAGAGAAGTTGTATTTCAGCTgaaaatacatatatgaAAGATATAAACTGAAACTAGTTATTAAAATAGATTTATACATTTTCAGGATTAAAAAGTGCGGGCATTAAACAACACATAATTATCTTATCTATATACGTGAgattgttactattattattgttgctgttgttattgttgttgttgctgttgctgttgttgatgGTGTTGTAGGGCAGCTGCAGCTGCAGCTTGTTGGGCATGTAGTTCAGCTTCAAAGTTAATAGGccttttaaataatagaatATGTGGTTCCGGCGCATGGCACTCGTAATGAACCCAACCCAAGGATTGGGTGATACCTAATCCACGCCATTCATCTTCAGTTAATAAACGTAATGTACCAGTTTCTCCATTAAAATAATCGGATGGTATAACTTTTAACATTGCCTTTGGTAACATAACATGTCTATATTCGTGAGTATCATCTGAATAACGTGGTGAATAATGAATAGATTCTTGAAATTCTAACACCCTTGTTCGCTCTTGATCTGTTAGTTTTCTGCCATGAAAAGTGTGATGACCGTAATAACTCATTAGTTTACTTGATTTGtgagtttttctttttttgttagtgGCTATATG
This window harbors:
- the CKS1 gene encoding cyclin-dependent protein kinase regulatory subunit CKS1 (similar to Saccharomyces cerevisiae YBR135W | CKS1 | Cdc28 Kinase Subunit), which produces MSYYGHHTFHGRKLTDQERTRVLEFQESIHYSPRYSDDTHEYRHVMLPKAMLKVIPSDYFNGETGTLRLLTEDEWRGLGITQSLGWVHYECHAPEPHILLFKRPINFEAELHAQQAAAAAALQHHQQQQQQQQQ